The genomic window TTTGCTGCAATTATATggcttttctccagtgtgaactctctggTGTCGGAAAAGGCTAGAGCTTTGTCTAAAGGATTTCCCACATTCGCTGCATTTATAAGGCCTTTCTCTAGTGTGAACTCTATGGTGCTCGATGAAGTTGGATTTGTAACTAAACGATTTCCCACATTCACCACACCCATAATGTATTCCTCTAGTGTGTAGTCTCTGGTGGTGAATGAGTTTGGATTTGTGGATAAAGACTTTTCCACATTCACTGCATTCATAAGtcctttctccagtgtgaattctccAGTGTTTTCTGAGACTGAAGCTATGGGTAATTAGTTGTCCACATTCTCTGCATCCATAAGGCTTTGTACCACTGTGAATTCTCCAGTCTTTAATGAGGTCAGAAGTCTGGCTAAAGCATTTCCCACATTCACCACACTCATATGGCCTTTGTCCACTGTCAATTTGTTGGTGCCGCACCAATCTGTAGTTGCAGCTGAAGGTTTTCCCACATCTGCCACACTCATACAGCCCTTCTCCAGAGCAGACACTCTGATGCTGATCCAGTGCATGGTTGTGGCGGACAGCCTTTTCACATTCACAACAGCTGTAGTGACTTTTTCCACTGTGAAAGGCCTGCCCACTCTGGTTGCCCCTGTGTGGCTCCTCACTGTTGGGAGTGGTCTGGTGCTGCAGAAGTCCCGAGGTGGCTGGGAAGTCCTCACCAACCTTCCTACAGGTGAAAGGCTGTCCTGACACAAAGATGTTGCAGCTCTTCAAACACGAGGCTCTGTCCCCATCCCTTTTCCAGGGCTTCTCCTCACTGCCATGCCTCTGTTGCTGGTGAAGGTCTGCATGGAAAGAGAAACATCTCACACACGTGCCACCCAAGCATGGCTTCTGCCAAGGACATCTTGCTTGGGGCTCAGCATGGTGCAAGATATCCTTCAAGGCTGGGATACACATCTCACAGGGGTGGATCTTCTGGGTGGATGGACCTGCCTGAGAAGCCCTGAACTGGGACTCTCCTACAGACACAGAAGGGGCCCCTTCATCTTCCGTCCCATGCCGACAACCTGAAAGCACAGAGGTGCTGACGAGATGCTGACTTGGTGAGAGGAGAGAGCTCCATTACCAGGGTGTACCAGACACAAGTTGGGTCCATGAAATTGCTGTGAGAACAAGGGAGCTGGAGGCAGGCTGAGGTAGGGGCGGCTTGACAGTACTGGGCCTCTGAAGAAACCTGAACAGAAGAAACCTCAACAGACAAAGCACAGAAGCATAGGGTGCACCACATGGAGGAGAAATTCCTGCCTCCTCACTCCTCCTTCAGTAGGACCTTGTCTGCTGGAGACGTGGGCATGCTGTGTGGGAAGGCTGGTTGTGTCCTGTCCCCCCCAAAATTCAACTGGAACTAAGCAGCTGGTTCAAGGACTATGTAAGGATATGTGCACACCTCATGACACCATGTGCAGGTCAATGTTGGAGAATATTGTAGAGGGAGCAGTGCAGAGGAACTGGTGGCTCATGGAGGCCACAAAGGTggaaggagccaggagccagAAGTCTCAGATGAAATGACAAGTCAGCAAAGTGTTAAGTATGTAGaagaaaaggtagaaacaatATGTGGCTAGTGGTACTTGCACCAGAATACCATTGAACACATGGCAGGTTCCTGGTATGATCTGAACACAGCCCTGAGGTCATGCCCACCCCCGGTTGCCACACACCAGGGCCAGGCCTCTTGTGAGACCATCTTGCCATGTCCACCCTGTGAAACAAGCAGTGTTTTTCCTGCACTCTCCACTGTGTAACTCCTTAGAACCTGAATGATGCAAGTCTTAATGAAAGACGCACGGTGAGTGGCCACCACTGGCCCCAGGCAACTTGTCATGCAGTAATATTCAGGagaaaaatactacaaaatacAGCTCAAGGAGGGTCTTAGCCCATGGTTTATGTAACCAAGAATAGCCCATGGTTCATGTTACGGCCATGACCTGGCACAGGCAGTCACACAGAACTCTTAGCTAGAGAAAGGGGGCAAAACTGGAGGCCATGGATCTGGAACCAGTCACCTGCCAGGGACAGGACAAGCAAGGTGGGATCCATTAAGTTGACTGCAAGACTCCAGACTCCCAGACCCTCCTCTGCACTTTCTGAGGCAACAGGTGTGAGAGATGATTAGGGAGTCCATTGGTCTGGTCACTATACACAGCTCAGCACTGGCACCCACCACACACATTAACAAGAAAGTGTGGAAATCAGATCCCATGATCCAGCTGTGGGAAAGACAGAGCTAactctgggggttggggggaggcacGACATCACCTCAGAACACCAGGAGCAATGTAACAGTCTTACCCAGAGATGCTACAAGTGCAAAGGTCTCCAGCATCACGTCGCAGTACAGGAGTCTCTGAGTCTCATCAAGGAGCCCCCATTCCTCCTGGGAGAAGTCAATGGCCACATCCTCAAAGTTCACATCCTGTCATAATGTGGACAGTTCACTCAATGATCAACATCTCTCCTAGGAGTCCAAGTTCGTCATGCCCCCGCCCTCCACATCCATCCTTGGCTCACTCTACTCCATGCCTCAGAGGAAATATCAGGCCTCTCCTCAACGTTCCCACTGATACTATGTCTTCTCATGACAACAggcagatgggcagagagaggatatCTGAACTGTGGACCTGGCATGGTAGCCAACTTGCCTCTTGTCAAAGTAGTTGGTGTCAAATGAACACAGGTTAGGGAGAGAAGTTGGCTATACAAGGAGGGTGTGAATGCTGTGACTCTGGTCTTATCAGGCAATACCGCTGAAGTCCTCTGGATCATCCCTCCAAGACAGAAAAATTGTGGCATTATCCTTCATCCTTACGACCTCAATTCCAGGCCCTGGGGTCATGCGTCCACACTCCCTCTCCATGTGCACGTCACTCTTGGCACACCTCTCACAACGGCACTCCCACAACTCCTACCCATCACTATAGTCATCTCCTTGGCCTCTACTTGTCACTCAGCATATGTGGCCCAATTTCAAACAGGATCAAATACTATGCAGACTCTGATGGTCCCCACTGACAGACACAGCCTTGAGTCCTACTGCAAAggcctccctccctgttccttGCTCCAACCCCACTACCTAAAAATGAAAGCAGATTTCAGATACCCATGgctctcccccacttgtcctgCATGCGCTTTATGTCCCCTCTCCAGTCAcatgtttcttctctctgtctaACCTGCGTTCAAGACTCAGCTGCCCAGTGAGTCTCATAAATGACCACTTGTGCTCCTAAGCAAATACACCAGCCTCACCTGAACACCTAAGCCCCCACCAGACACAACGAAATCCTGGTGAGTCTGCAGACGTGAATAAGCACCAGCCCCCATCTCAATGTCACCTTGTTTGAATTACTCCTATGCCTCCACATCTGTCTCATGTCCACTTTTCCCCTGGAGTCCCTGGCCACATCCCAAACCATGCagtctcccctgccctctctatGATCGCTTCTCTCCCCAATCTGTGTTGTGGCACCCACATCCCACAACCAGTGAGCCAGGCAGGAAACCTGGTCCTCAGGCCTACCCTCTTCTTCCTGGGCCACTATTACCACTGTCATCCTGACCAGGaatccccacatttttttttaatgatttttaaatttatttttgagagagagacagagacagagcgctgggggggggggggggggtgcagagagagagggagacacagaatgcgaagcaggctccaggctctgagccatcagcacagagcctgacgtggggctggaactcgtaaaccttgagatcatgacctgagcctaagtcaggtgcttaaccgactgagtcacccaggtgccccaggattccTCCTATTAAGTAACCTACAGCTCCTCCCTGGTCCGCACTCTCCACCACCTTTTGGAGAAGCCTACATCCTGACCTGTCCTGAAACATCTCATACCCTTAACAGACCGAAAAGAAATCTTCTGATGTCCCCAATGAAACTTACTCTTACTAGCTTCCCCATCTCAGCTGATGGAGCTTCCATTCTCCCAGCTGCCAAAGCCAAAACTTCGTCACCTCTGACTGAGCCCTACCTCTCTGTCCGTACCTCAAAATTAGAAAACCCAGGCAGCCACACCTCAAACACTGACACAGAATCTAGCCACTGCTCCCACCTCCACAGCCACCACCCTGCTCTGGCTACCATCACACCGGCCCAGACTACTGCAGTAGCCTCCTCCCTTACCTTCCCAGCACCACCATCACAACTGCACTCCTCTCCATGCTGCAGCCGCAGGGAGATCACCTGCCTTCACTGCTCCAACCCCTCCCACAGCACCGGACACCTGGGTGTCCAGACCTGACTCCTCCCAGCTCCCATGAGAAACAAAGGTTACCCGCAGGTTCCCGAACTCTCCAAGCCTTTGCACGTCCTAGTACCTATGCCTGGGACCCCTTCCATATCTCACTGCACTGGCTGCCAAAAATAGGAACCACTCTGTAACTCTGGGCCTGGAGTTAGGACCCTGCGCTTGATGTCTCCTCCAAGTTCCCAGACCCGGCGACTGGAGCACTGGCAGAAGAGTCACAGCACACCATTATCCCAAAGCACGTGCGGGGGTGGGGTCTAGGGACGCCCTAGAATAAGCTCCACAACCCAGCACCCCTAAGCCAGGATCCACGGGCTCAGGTGGCCAAGTACCTTAGCCCAGCGCAGGATCCGGAGACAAGACGAGCGCGCTACTTCTGGGCTCCTGTTCTCGGTGCACTGTCGCCACTTAGGCGATCTTTACAGAACTCAACTTTCCTGCTCCTATCATCACCCCTCTTCCCGTCTGTCCCTCCTGTGAGCAGCTGCAGGAAACCTGTTAGAACCCGATCTCGGACACCGTCCCTCTATTGTCCCCAACTCTTCGTGGCTCCCAGCGTCCCGAGAAAGAAGGTACAACTCCTAAGGCCTTCGCCTCACACTCTGTTGCCTGTAGACACAAAACAGAGCCTGGGCTTCCCCAGTGCTCCCGGCCCCGCCGCACCTCTAAGTCTCTGCAACCGAGCGACCCCTCCCCTTCAGCCCGCTCCCGCACCCCGTCACGCCGGCGCTCAGACACGGGGTCCCCGCCCGCGAGAGCCTCCCGGCCCGGACAGCGGGACCTGGGCCGCTGGGACGCGACCAGGCGCCCCGCGCTCGGGCCTGGAA from Panthera tigris isolate Pti1 chromosome E2, P.tigris_Pti1_mat1.1, whole genome shotgun sequence includes these protein-coding regions:
- the LOC102964582 gene encoding zinc finger protein 586-like isoform X2; amino-acid sequence: MAAAARRDPAEDVNFEDVAIDFSQEEWGLLDETQRLLYCDVMLETFALVASLGIHRLGEDDTAPRRAQSVVVVF
- the LOC102964582 gene encoding zinc finger protein 551-like isoform X1 — its product is MAAAARRDPAEDVNFEDVAIDFSQEEWGLLDETQRLLYCDVMLETFALVASLDLHQQQRHGSEEKPWKRDGDRASCLKSCNIFVSGQPFTCRKVGEDFPATSGLLQHQTTPNSEEPHRGNQSGQAFHSGKSHYSCCECEKAVRHNHALDQHQSVCSGEGLYECGRCGKTFSCNYRLVRHQQIDSGQRPYECGECGKCFSQTSDLIKDWRIHSGTKPYGCRECGQLITHSFSLRKHWRIHTGERTYECSECGKVFIHKSKLIHHQRLHTRGIHYGCGECGKSFSYKSNFIEHHRVHTRERPYKCSECGKSFRQSSSLFRHQRVHTGEKPYNCSKCGKSFRQIFNLIRHGRVHTREMPYECSDCGKSFSCKSELVQHQRIHSGERPYECSECGKSFRQFSNLIRHRSVHTGERPYGCSVCGKYFSRKFILIQHQRVHTGERPYECSECGKSFTRKSDLIQHQRIHTGTRPYECNECEKSFRQRSGLIQHRRVHSGEKPYECGECGKSFSQSASLIQHQRVHTGEKPYVCIECGKTFSQSSSLIQHQRGHTGERPYECNECRKPFTHKSDLIQHQRVHTGERPYECNECGKSFSRKSNLLRHRRVHTGENP